The following is a genomic window from Streptomyces lincolnensis.
GCCGCCCCCGCTCGGACCGGGCGCCGAGCCTGCGTCTTCTCGTCCACGCGATCACCTCTCGGGGTCCGCCCCTGGGGACCGCTGTCTCCTGACGACAGCCGGCATCCCGAGGTCACCCATGCAGCGGTGCCTTGGGCCTCGGCCGTACGCCCGCACAGCCGTCGTACGGCCGTCTCCCCACTCACCGGACCGCCCGCGCGCCCGTGCGCCGCCGGTCCGGATCACGGATGACGAGAAGGACACCAGGTGATCACTTCTGTCCTGCCCACCGCGCCCCGCGCGGCAGAGAAAGCAACCGCGGAAACGACCGCGAATGCAGTCGAGAAAAGGGCAACGCTCGACGACTCGATAACCGCGTGGGCCCTCGCCGCCCGCGCCGGTGACGCGGACGCGGTCGAGCAGTTCGTCCGGGCCTTGCACCGCGACGTCCAGCGCTACGTCGCCTACCTCTGTGCCGACCCCCAGGCCGTCGACGACCTGGCACAGGACACGTTCCTGCGTGCCCTCGGCAGCCTGCACCGCTTCGAGGGCCGTTCCTCCGCCCGCTCCTGGCTGCTGTCCATCGCCCGCCGCTCGGTCATCGACAGCTTCCGGTACGCCGCCGCCCGCCCCCGCCTGGCCGACGTACCCGACTGGCAGCTGGCCGTCGAGAACGCGCAACCACGCGATCTGCCCGGCTTCGACGACGGCGTGGTCCTGCTGGACCTGCTGGAGTCGCTGCCCGAGGAGCGCCGGGAGGCCTTCGTCCTCACCCAACTCGTCGGTCTTCCCTACGCGGAGGCCGCCGAGGCCGGCGACTGCCCCATCGGCACAGTCCGCTCCCGCGTGGCCCGCGCCCGAGCGACCCTGATGGCCCTCCTGGACGAGCCCGACAATCCCGCCGAGCCCGCCACACTGGCCGCGGCCTGACCCGCCCGCACGAGGGTGCCGCTGCCAGACCTCACCGGCACCCTCGGCGGCACCCGCGTCGTCGTATACGTCCACGTCAGCCCCGGCCCTGATCCGCGGCCACAACGGCCTCGACCAGACCGGGAAACCTGCCCTCCAGGGCCGTACCACTGGGCCGTCTGCCGCTGACGCCCGAGCCTCACAGCAGACCGAGATCCCGGGCCCGGAGCGCCGCCTGGGTGCGGTCGCGCAGGGCGAGGCGTCTGAGGATGCGGGAGACGTGGTTCTTGACGGTGCCCTCGCTGAGGTACAGCTGCGCGGCGATCTCCCTGTTGGTGTGGCCGTGTGCCACGAGCCGCAGGATGTCCGTCTCGCGTGGGCTGAGGGAGACGGCGGGAGCCTCGGAGGCTGGTTCGGGACGAGGCAGGAAGGCGGTCAGACGGTGGGCGACCGACGAGTCGAGCTGGGTGACGCCCGCGTGCGCCAGGCGGACCGCGTGGGCGAGTTCCTCGGCCGGCAGGTCCTTGAGGAGATAGCCGTGCGCGCCGGCCCGCATCGCCTGCACGACGTACTCCTCGTCGTCGAACGTCGTCAGCATCACGACCCGGCACTCAGGCGCCCGCTCACGCAGGACGGCGACCGCCTCGACACCGTCCATCCCGGGCATCCGGACATCCATGAGCACGACGTCCGGCTCCCTTTCCAGCGTCCGCGCCACAGCGTCCCGGCCGTCCACGGCGGTGCCGACGACCTCGATGCCCGGCCGGATGGACAGCAGGGAGGCGATGCCGTCCCGGATGAGCCGCTGGTCGTCCACCACCAGCACCCGCACGGGCGCCGCCCGGTCGGGCTCCTCGTCGTTCATGTCACCGCCTGCCCGTCCACCGAGGACTTCGCCGTCGTCCCGCGCGGGACCGTCACCGTCACCCGGGTGCCGGCGCCCGGGCTGCTCTCGACGTCGACGCTCCCCGCCACCAGATGGACCCGCTCCCGCATGCCGAGCAGCCCGAACCCGGCGGCGGCCGCCTCCGGTGCGAAGCCGCGACCGTCGTCCGTCACCTCCAGCCGCGCGGCGCTCCCGGCCAACCGAACCACCACGGTCACCCGCGAGGCCCGCGCATGGCGGCACGCGTTGGTCACGGCCTCCTGCGCGGCCCGGTGCAGCGCGGTCGACTCGGCCACGCCGTAACCCTCCTCGTCGCCGCTCACCTCGACAGTGACCCGCGGCCCTGCCGCACCGTCCTGCGCCAGCGCGGCGAGCGCCGCCGACAGCGCGGGGCGCGTCGCCTCGTCCCGCAGGGCGCGCACCGACTGCCGTACGTCGCCCAGCGCGAGCCGCACCGATCGCCGCGCCTCCTCCAGTGCCCGCCGGGCCGCGTCGGGATCCAGGCTCTGGAACTCCGAGGCCATCTCCAACTGCACGGACATCGCGGTGAGATGGTGTCCGAGGCTGTCATGGATGTCCCGCGCCAGCCGGTTGCGCTCGGTGGCGGCGGACAGTTCGGCGACCCGCGCGGCATACGCCTCCAGATCGAGCCGCGCACGCTGCTCCCCGGCGGCCACCGCCGCCATCGAGATCGCCAGCACCAGCCCGACGAAGAGCATCAACAGGTCGGCCACATACTCCTGTTCGCGGTACCAGCCGGGCGCGGTCACCAGGTACGTGGTCAGCAACCCGGCCAGACACAGCGCGGCCAGCGCCAGGGCGGTCGTACGGCCGAAAGCGAAGTAGGCGGTGAACGGCACCAGTACGACCAGCACTTGAGACAGCCCCGAGGCGTCCAGCACCACCACCGCTCCGATCAGGGTGCAACGGGCCAGCAGCAGTGCTGCCCGGGCATCGGGCCGACGGCGCCCGAGCGCCTCCAGGACGAACAGCGCACCGATCACGGCGACGAAGCCGGCCGTCCGCCAGGCCGCCGGCCCGGGGCCGTCGCCCAGCCCGGCCGCCGCGGAGTACAGACCACCCACCAGTACGACGCCGTACAGCAGCGGCGACACCCACGGCACGGGCACATACGCCACCATGCGCACCCCCTCACCCGTCACCGCAAGGCTAGGCCGACCACGACCGCCAGGGGACACCGCGAGCACATCCCGCCCGGATCGAGCGCGACGACACGTGCCGAACGGCTCGGCGCCGCCCGTAGGCCGTGACTTTCGGCCGCCGACACACGACGTCTTTCACCTCCCGACGCCGACCGTCCGCCTCCTACGGTTACGACCCGGACCCGCTGCCCGAGCGGACACTCACCGTCCGAACCGGCAGCCAACCGTCCGGTCAACCACCCACCGTCCGAGCAAGGGGAGCATCACCATGCCCTCATCGACCTCTGCGACCTCTTTGAACTCATCGACGTTTCGCGCCGGCGCCCTGTGCGGCGTGCTGGCCGGCCTGCTGATCGCCCTGCCCGGCTTGGTCGAGGCGTTCACCGGAGAGACCTCGGCGACCAGCGTCCCGCTCGCCTTCGCCCCCGCCTTCGCCCTGCCACTGCTCACCGCACTGCACCGGCGCCAGGGCCCGGCCACCGGGCGCCTCGGCACGAGCGCCGTCACCCTGAACCTCATCGGCCTCGGCCTGTTCGGCGGCGCCGCGTTCGCGTCGAACCTGGTGCTCTTCTACTTGGACGACGCCATCATCGAAGAGACCCTGACCGGCCCCACCGTCCCCGCGCTCCTCGCTTCCGCAGCCGTCTTCGCCGTGGGCTGCGCCCTGTTCGGGGCGTCCATGATCCGCGCCCGGGTCTTCCCGCGGATCCCGTCCTGGGGGTACGCCGTGGTCCTGCCCCTCTTGGCGTTCCTCACCGCGTTCCCCGAATCCCTCCTCACCAGCACGCTGCACATCCTGGTCGGCGCCATCCTGATCTGGCTCTCCGCCGCCTTGTGGCGCACGGTCCCGGAGACGGAGCCGACCACGGTGTCGAACCGGATAGCGGTCTGAGGATCAGCCCCCCGCCAGTACGACGCACACCACCGCCAGCGGCAGCTCCGCGCCGAGTGCCATCGCCACCGCCGAGACCCGGTCCACGCCTGGTGCCGCCGTCATGGTGTCGAACCAGGCGTCGACCACCAGCAGTGTGGCGGCGGTGGCCGTGAGCGGGTGCAGGCGGTGACCTCGTACGGCCAGCAGTCCCGTGGCGATCAAGGCCACCGCCTCCGCGGCGTCCAGGCCGATCCAGGCCGTGCGCCAGTTCGAGGCAACGGCCGCTGCGGGCAGGGTGCCGGCCAGCACGACCAGCCAGGGCAGCAGGGCCAGTCCGCAGGCGACCAGGACGTGCTCCATCCGGTACCAGCGGCGCACCCGCCGTAGGGCCGACCGGCGCTCGACACCATGGGGTTGACGAGTGATCAGCGCACTCATCTTCCCGGGCTCCTCGTGTTCGGGGTTCTCCTTCATGGCCTCCAGCCTCGACCGCGCGGCGATCACAGTCAGTAACGCAGATGTCCGTTCCGGGGTGGCACCACCTACACCCCCAAGCCGGACGCTTACGTCATGGACCGCCCCTGACCTCGGCACTTACCGTTCCCTCATACACATAACCGCCGCTTGCGGCGCGTGATCCAGTGGCCGTTCCAGGGTGCCGGACGCCCGGTCGCGTTCCTCGTCACCGGGGTTCTGATCCAGCTCGCTGTCCTGGTCGTCATGGCTCTGCCATGGATCTTCTTCGTCCCGCGGACGCTGGCGGCGACCCTCCTCGCGGTTCTCGTCCCGCTCGCGGCCGTCCTGCT
Proteins encoded in this region:
- a CDS encoding sigma-70 family RNA polymerase sigma factor — protein: MITSVLPTAPRAAEKATAETTANAVEKRATLDDSITAWALAARAGDADAVEQFVRALHRDVQRYVAYLCADPQAVDDLAQDTFLRALGSLHRFEGRSSARSWLLSIARRSVIDSFRYAAARPRLADVPDWQLAVENAQPRDLPGFDDGVVLLDLLESLPEERREAFVLTQLVGLPYAEAAEAGDCPIGTVRSRVARARATLMALLDEPDNPAEPATLAAA
- a CDS encoding sensor histidine kinase; the encoded protein is MVAYVPVPWVSPLLYGVVLVGGLYSAAAGLGDGPGPAAWRTAGFVAVIGALFVLEALGRRRPDARAALLLARCTLIGAVVVLDASGLSQVLVVLVPFTAYFAFGRTTALALAALCLAGLLTTYLVTAPGWYREQEYVADLLMLFVGLVLAISMAAVAAGEQRARLDLEAYAARVAELSAATERNRLARDIHDSLGHHLTAMSVQLEMASEFQSLDPDAARRALEEARRSVRLALGDVRQSVRALRDEATRPALSAALAALAQDGAAGPRVTVEVSGDEEGYGVAESTALHRAAQEAVTNACRHARASRVTVVVRLAGSAARLEVTDDGRGFAPEAAAAGFGLLGMRERVHLVAGSVDVESSPGAGTRVTVTVPRGTTAKSSVDGQAVT
- a CDS encoding response regulator; this encodes MNDEEPDRAAPVRVLVVDDQRLIRDGIASLLSIRPGIEVVGTAVDGRDAVARTLEREPDVVLMDVRMPGMDGVEAVAVLRERAPECRVVMLTTFDDEEYVVQAMRAGAHGYLLKDLPAEELAHAVRLAHAGVTQLDSSVAHRLTAFLPRPEPASEAPAVSLSPRETDILRLVAHGHTNREIAAQLYLSEGTVKNHVSRILRRLALRDRTQAALRARDLGLL